A window of Dehalococcoidia bacterium contains these coding sequences:
- the rpsO gene encoding 30S ribosomal protein S15, translating to MEFYRSKALDKEKKQAIMKSYAINEKDTGSSDVQVAVLTERINQLSTHLKDHSHDQHTRRSLLRLIGRRRRLLAYLSREDINRYRTLIGKLGLRK from the coding sequence ATAGAGTTTTACAGGAGTAAGGCATTGGACAAGGAAAAGAAACAGGCAATAATGAAGAGCTATGCAATAAACGAGAAAGATACGGGCTCTTCCGATGTGCAGGTGGCGGTCTTGACCGAAAGGATCAACCAGCTATCGACGCATCTGAAAGACCATTCTCACGATCAGCATACACGTCGGTCTCTTCTCAGGCTTATCGGGAGGCGCAGGCGGCTGTTGGCTTATCTGAGCAGGGAAGACATCAACCGCTACAGGACCCTCATCGGCAAGCTTGGATTACGCAAATAA
- the recR gene encoding recombination mediator RecR: MPSARPISRLIEELNRLPGIGPKSAQRLAYHLLQAPPERTRDLAEAIIAVKQNLRLCSTCLNITDTDPCGICADGTRDLTRICVVEEPIDILPLERTKKFRGLYHVLHGVISPGDGIKPEDLHIRELLDRLNSSSIIEVILATNPNAEGEATSMYIQRLVSPLGIRVTRLARGLPFGGDLEYADDVTLSRALEGRQEMS, encoded by the coding sequence CTGCCCTCCGCCCGGCCCATATCAAGGCTTATTGAAGAGCTGAACAGGCTTCCGGGTATAGGACCAAAGAGCGCCCAGCGCCTGGCCTATCACCTGCTGCAGGCGCCGCCCGAAAGAACCCGCGACCTCGCTGAAGCCATAATTGCCGTAAAACAGAATCTCAGGCTGTGCTCTACCTGCCTCAATATAACGGATACCGATCCCTGTGGGATATGCGCGGACGGAACAAGAGACCTGACCAGGATCTGCGTGGTGGAGGAGCCGATTGATATCTTGCCGCTGGAGCGCACTAAAAAGTTCCGGGGCCTCTACCACGTATTGCACGGTGTGATATCACCCGGCGACGGCATCAAGCCCGAGGACCTGCATATACGAGAACTGCTGGACCGCCTGAATTCCAGCAGTATAATCGAGGTTATACTGGCCACCAATCCAAACGCAGAGGGAGAGGCCACTTCGATGTACATTCAGCGGCTGGTCTCCCCCCTGGGCATCAGGGTCACCCGGCTGGCACGAGGCCTCCCTTTCGGTGGTGACCTCGAATATGCCGATGATGTCACGCTCAGCCGCGCCCTGGAAGGGCGGCAGGAGATGAGTTAG
- the recO gene encoding DNA repair protein RecO, with amino-acid sequence MAARVYRTTGIIIKRYKFGEADRLLTIFTADHGKVRAIAKGAMRPGSKLGGNVELLAHSQLMLSRGRNLDIVTQAQALDIFLPMRDSLELMSCGFYLSELVDSFIEENVEDREMFELFLDTLRRLAETGDGQRMVQFFELRLLDHLGYTPQLQKCANCNRILQPEPNYFNPAQGGVLCRECGYSDMSAKTISLNAQKVLRLWQRSDIATAGRVKLSAELAREIKGILRENVRYLLDKQLKSIEWLDRLAGDSSLNGYKTVTDNSNGSQA; translated from the coding sequence ATGGCCGCGCGGGTTTACCGTACTACCGGCATCATCATAAAGCGTTATAAATTCGGTGAGGCCGACAGGCTTCTCACTATCTTCACCGCAGACCACGGCAAGGTGAGGGCCATTGCCAAAGGGGCAATGCGGCCCGGCAGCAAACTGGGAGGCAATGTCGAGCTGCTCGCACACAGCCAACTGATGCTGTCGCGCGGCCGCAACCTTGACATCGTTACGCAGGCACAGGCGCTGGACATCTTCCTTCCCATGCGCGACAGCCTTGAGCTTATGTCCTGCGGCTTTTACCTTTCGGAACTGGTAGACAGTTTTATCGAAGAGAACGTCGAAGACCGGGAGATGTTCGAATTGTTCCTCGATACTTTGAGGCGGCTGGCGGAAACGGGGGATGGGCAACGCATGGTACAGTTCTTTGAACTGCGCCTGCTGGATCACCTGGGTTACACCCCACAGCTTCAAAAATGCGCCAACTGCAACAGGATACTCCAGCCGGAACCGAACTACTTTAATCCGGCACAGGGCGGCGTGCTCTGCCGGGAGTGCGGCTATTCCGATATGTCGGCAAAAACTATATCGTTAAATGCGCAGAAGGTTCTGCGCCTCTGGCAGCGTAGCGACATCGCCACCGCCGGGCGGGTAAAGCTCAGCGCCGAGCTGGCCAGGGAGATAAAGGGCATACTGCGTGAAAACGTGCGCTATTTGCTGGACAAGCAACTTAAATCGATTGAGTGGCTGGACAGGTTGGCAGGAGACAGTAGCTTAAACGGTTATAAGACAGTAACAGACAATTCCAACGGCAGCCAGGCGTAG
- a CDS encoding polyribonucleotide nucleotidyltransferase, which yields MSQSFKCNIGDRELVIESGKLAQQADSAVVVHYGDTVVLVTACISEEAKENSDFVRLTVDYEERHYAVGKIPGSFLRREGRPGEQATLAARLCDRSIRPLFLKSLPNDVQVVVTVLSTDQENDPDVLAVIGASAALTISDIPFYGPIGATRVGYIDGKMVLNPLLPQMNDSVLDLVVASSRDNIVMVEAGCREIDPAIYIEALRIAHEENQKLIRLQDDLRKAIGKPKLEIEGFSINPDLLSAINSDYGQRMSAALNSANRDQRQSEFDVIKKEAVEKLKETYAEYEIGAAIEEVLKKTCRAKILREQKHVDGRDIKQVRPLSAEVALLPRTHGSGLFSRGQTQVLTITTLGSLGQAKTVDDLGLEDSKRFMHHYNFPPYSTGEVKRMGSTGRREIGHGALAEKALVAVIPDEKDFAYTIRLVSEVLSSNGSTSMGSVCASTLSLMDAGVPIKAPVAGIAMGLVTDKDNPGNYIVLTDIEGIEDFYGDMDYKVAGTVNGITAIQLDIKLQGVSHEVLAMATLQAREAHQVILDVLKAAIPEVRPNLSKYAPRMYKITIDPSKIGALIGPGGKNIKAIIEETKTTIEVSNDGTVVIGSASEESAQAAIRKVEGLTQDVEVGAIYTGKVSRIQNFGAFVEVLPGKEGLVHISELADHHVARVEDVVKIGDEIMVKVTEIDRLGRINLSRKAVFNDQAGAAADKPASQNGPPVPPSSHSGSPRPGMSPRGRRDEPRSHPRRPG from the coding sequence ATGTCCCAGAGTTTTAAGTGTAACATTGGGGACAGGGAACTTGTCATCGAAAGCGGCAAGCTTGCTCAACAGGCAGACAGCGCTGTTGTAGTTCATTACGGTGATACGGTCGTCCTTGTCACAGCATGTATCAGTGAGGAAGCTAAAGAGAACAGCGATTTCGTCCGACTCACTGTTGATTACGAGGAACGCCACTATGCCGTGGGCAAGATCCCGGGCAGTTTTTTACGGCGCGAGGGGCGGCCGGGCGAACAGGCCACTCTGGCTGCGCGCCTGTGCGACCGCTCGATACGCCCGCTCTTCCTGAAGAGCCTCCCCAACGATGTCCAGGTGGTGGTGACCGTGCTGTCCACCGATCAGGAGAACGATCCTGACGTGCTGGCTGTCATCGGCGCATCGGCCGCTCTGACAATCTCAGATATACCGTTCTACGGCCCCATTGGCGCAACCAGGGTCGGCTATATCGATGGGAAGATGGTGCTCAATCCCCTTCTTCCACAGATGAACGACAGCGTGCTCGACCTGGTGGTTGCCAGCAGCCGCGATAACATCGTAATGGTGGAGGCAGGCTGCAGGGAAATCGATCCCGCCATTTATATCGAGGCGCTCAGGATTGCACATGAGGAGAACCAGAAGCTCATCCGCCTGCAGGACGATCTACGCAAAGCTATAGGCAAGCCCAAGCTGGAGATCGAGGGATTCAGCATCAATCCCGACCTATTGAGCGCTATCAACTCGGATTATGGCCAAAGGATGTCAGCTGCTTTGAATAGCGCAAATAGGGATCAACGGCAGTCTGAATTCGATGTTATTAAAAAGGAAGCCGTCGAGAAATTGAAGGAAACGTACGCAGAGTATGAGATCGGAGCTGCCATCGAGGAAGTGTTGAAAAAGACCTGCAGGGCCAAGATACTGCGGGAACAGAAGCACGTCGATGGGCGCGATATCAAGCAGGTACGTCCCCTCAGTGCCGAGGTCGCACTGCTGCCGCGCACGCATGGATCGGGGCTGTTCTCACGCGGGCAGACCCAGGTGCTGACCATCACAACGCTGGGCTCACTGGGCCAGGCTAAAACGGTGGACGATCTCGGCCTGGAGGATAGCAAGCGCTTTATGCACCATTATAATTTCCCTCCCTATTCCACCGGCGAGGTCAAAAGGATGGGCTCTACGGGGAGACGGGAGATCGGGCATGGCGCACTGGCGGAGAAGGCGCTGGTCGCGGTCATACCTGACGAGAAGGATTTCGCCTATACTATCCGGCTGGTGTCCGAGGTGCTCAGCTCCAACGGCAGCACGTCTATGGGCAGCGTCTGTGCCTCGACCTTATCGTTAATGGATGCGGGTGTCCCCATTAAGGCCCCGGTGGCGGGCATAGCCATGGGACTTGTAACGGATAAGGACAACCCGGGCAACTATATCGTGCTCACTGATATCGAGGGAATAGAAGATTTTTACGGCGATATGGACTATAAGGTAGCCGGCACCGTCAACGGCATCACCGCTATCCAGCTTGATATCAAGCTGCAGGGCGTTTCGCATGAGGTGCTGGCCATGGCAACGCTGCAGGCCAGGGAGGCGCACCAGGTGATCCTGGATGTCTTAAAGGCGGCCATACCTGAAGTGCGTCCTAACCTGAGCAAGTATGCGCCACGTATGTACAAGATAACAATTGATCCGTCCAAGATAGGGGCTCTGATAGGGCCGGGTGGCAAGAACATCAAGGCCATCATCGAAGAGACCAAGACCACTATAGAGGTGTCGAATGACGGCACCGTAGTCATCGGCTCGGCCAGTGAGGAATCGGCCCAGGCGGCTATTCGCAAAGTAGAGGGCCTCACGCAGGACGTAGAGGTGGGGGCCATCTACACTGGCAAGGTTAGCAGGATACAGAATTTCGGCGCATTTGTCGAGGTACTGCCGGGCAAGGAAGGGCTGGTACATATCAGTGAGCTTGCTGACCATCATGTAGCACGTGTAGAAGACGTTGTTAAGATCGGTGACGAGATTATGGTCAAGGTGACCGAGATCGATCGGCTGGGACGCATAAATCTTTCGCGTAAAGCAGTTTTTAACGATCAGGCCGGCGCTGCGGCTGACAAGCCGGCATCGCAGAATGGGCCTCCGGTACCGCCCAGTTCACACAGCGGATCGCCGAGACCGGGTATGTCTCCGCGAGGGCGCAGGGATGAGCCGAGAAGCCATCCCCGCAGGCCTGGCTAA
- a CDS encoding YbaB/EbfC family nucleoid-associated protein, translating into MSQFNLRQIQELQAKMLKAQEELGSTNLEVTAGGGAIKIVINGHQQFQSITISPEVVNPEDVDFLQDLVLAACNEAVQKSQELATQNMSKLTGGLKIPGLM; encoded by the coding sequence ATGAGTCAATTTAACCTGCGGCAGATACAGGAATTGCAAGCCAAAATGCTCAAGGCCCAGGAGGAATTGGGCAGCACCAATTTGGAAGTTACAGCCGGTGGAGGCGCCATAAAAATTGTTATAAACGGACATCAGCAATTTCAGTCGATCACCATATCACCCGAGGTCGTCAATCCTGAAGATGTGGATTTTTTACAGGACCTGGTGCTGGCTGCCTGCAATGAAGCTGTGCAAAAATCGCAGGAATTAGCTACACAGAATATGAGCAAGCTGACAGGCGGGCTCAAGATTCCGGGGCTGATGTAG
- the dapB gene encoding 4-hydroxy-tetrahydrodipicolinate reductase, whose amino-acid sequence MSKIKVAVNGALGKMGQQVIDAVSAETALELTCAADIKADRDHLILPKLSKKVPLHTNLTSLIEMYHPQVVVDFTVPEAAMGAARLALKNGANLVMGTTGLSEADLKEIDRLAQAHKKGAVVAANYAIGAVIMIHLARIASRYFDNAEIIELHHDRKLDAPSGTALATARAMIGAHGKPFVSFVSEKETLKGTRGGQSEGISIHSVRLPGLVASQEVIFGALGQTLSIRHDAISRESFMPGVILAIKEVIKRHGLVYGLDVLLNLGD is encoded by the coding sequence ATGTCTAAAATTAAAGTAGCGGTGAATGGGGCTTTAGGCAAGATGGGGCAGCAGGTAATAGACGCTGTAAGCGCTGAGACAGCCTTGGAGTTGACCTGTGCCGCTGATATCAAGGCGGACCGGGACCATTTGATCCTGCCAAAGTTATCGAAGAAGGTGCCCCTGCACACAAATTTAACATCGCTCATCGAGATGTATCACCCTCAGGTGGTAGTGGATTTCACCGTGCCTGAGGCAGCCATGGGCGCAGCGAGGCTGGCGCTTAAGAACGGCGCCAACCTGGTTATGGGCACAACCGGCTTAAGCGAAGCGGATCTGAAGGAGATCGATCGTTTGGCGCAAGCTCATAAGAAAGGCGCTGTGGTAGCGGCCAACTATGCCATCGGCGCTGTGATAATGATACATCTGGCCAGGATCGCATCAAGGTATTTTGATAACGCGGAGATTATCGAACTTCACCACGACAGAAAGCTTGACGCGCCTTCAGGAACCGCTCTGGCAACAGCCAGGGCCATGATAGGTGCGCATGGTAAGCCTTTCGTAAGCTTTGTATCGGAGAAAGAAACTCTGAAGGGCACGAGGGGCGGTCAGTCTGAAGGTATATCCATACACAGCGTCAGGCTGCCCGGTCTGGTCGCCAGTCAGGAGGTCATATTCGGAGCGCTGGGACAGACGCTGTCGATCAGACATGATGCGATCAGCAGGGAAAGTTTTATGCCGGGCGTGATTCTTGCAATCAAGGAGGT
- the dnaX gene encoding DNA polymerase III subunit gamma/tau, with translation MTSQVFYRKWRPQSFNEVAGQEHVVQTLRNAIKSSRIAHAYLFCGPRGSGKTSTARILAKAVNCREPIDGEPCNSCDSCLAINKGSALDIIEIDEASNRGIDDMNDLKERVNYSPNILRYKVYIIDEVHMITREGANAFLKTLEEPPPHVIFILATTDPHKIISTITSRCQRFDFHRLSSIAVISRLTHICAKEGIEIEPEALKLVAKVTTGSLRDATNLLEQLITYYGNKISLAQAQAMLGISGDLRIRELARCIIAMDVSAGLKVINAVAGEGLDLRQFNRELVDYLRQLLLAKSGSADMIDATSDDFAEMQKIAGGTTLDYLLNAIKLFSSVDLRMDTYSPLPLELALVESVVSQHVRDKSANTNQPSGREWPSSRPAAPTLRINRPPEQARPASLVSRPHKVAESPTPPSTPQAQTSDPVDQHRLSEPLKMDDPNDLRYLQEHWKDFINSMRGEGSGGNLDARLRHACEPVEIKGGNLVLGFYHDFHKSYIDNRKYLHIIEKKLKEVFGHTYTVTCILMQQGGAKSDLKPASSNHLVEAALSMGARIVEDNAETEGK, from the coding sequence ATGACCTCCCAGGTTTTCTACCGCAAATGGCGTCCCCAGTCATTCAATGAAGTAGCCGGGCAGGAGCACGTTGTCCAGACCCTGCGCAATGCTATTAAGAGCAGCCGCATCGCCCATGCCTACCTGTTCTGCGGCCCGCGCGGCAGCGGCAAGACCAGCACCGCCCGCATTCTGGCCAAGGCGGTCAACTGCCGTGAACCCATCGACGGCGAACCCTGCAACTCCTGCGATTCCTGCCTGGCCATCAATAAGGGCAGCGCGCTGGATATCATCGAGATCGATGAGGCCAGCAACCGTGGCATTGACGATATGAACGACCTCAAGGAAAGGGTCAACTACTCTCCCAATATCCTGCGTTACAAGGTTTATATTATCGACGAGGTACACATGATAACCCGGGAAGGCGCCAATGCTTTCCTTAAGACTCTGGAGGAGCCGCCGCCACATGTCATTTTCATCCTTGCGACAACCGATCCGCATAAAATAATCTCCACAATCACTTCCCGCTGCCAGCGCTTTGATTTCCATCGTCTGTCCAGCATCGCCGTTATCTCACGCCTGACACATATCTGCGCAAAAGAGGGCATAGAGATAGAGCCCGAGGCGCTCAAACTGGTGGCCAAGGTAACTACGGGCAGCCTGCGGGATGCGACCAATCTGCTGGAGCAGCTCATCACCTATTACGGCAATAAAATCAGCCTGGCTCAGGCGCAGGCCATGCTGGGCATCAGCGGTGACCTGCGCATACGCGAACTGGCGCGTTGTATTATTGCCATGGACGTATCCGCGGGACTTAAGGTAATCAACGCCGTCGCCGGAGAGGGCCTGGACCTACGACAGTTTAACCGCGAGCTGGTGGATTACTTGCGTCAGCTTCTGCTGGCTAAATCAGGCTCTGCCGACATGATTGACGCCACATCTGATGACTTTGCCGAGATGCAGAAGATTGCCGGAGGAACAACACTCGATTACCTGCTTAATGCTATCAAGCTCTTCAGCAGCGTCGACCTGCGCATGGACACCTATTCTCCCCTGCCTCTCGAGCTTGCTCTCGTGGAAAGTGTCGTCTCGCAGCACGTAAGGGACAAATCCGCCAATACAAACCAGCCGTCCGGCAGGGAATGGCCGTCATCCCGTCCCGCCGCACCAACTCTAAGGATTAACCGCCCGCCCGAGCAGGCACGTCCGGCCAGCCTGGTGAGCAGGCCCCATAAAGTTGCTGAGTCACCGACGCCACCCTCCACTCCCCAGGCCCAGACATCTGATCCGGTCGACCAGCACCGCCTTTCGGAGCCCCTCAAGATGGATGACCCCAATGATTTAAGGTATTTACAGGAGCACTGGAAGGATTTCATTAATTCCATGCGCGGGGAAGGTTCGGGGGGCAACCTCGACGCCCGCCTGCGCCACGCCTGCGAGCCTGTGGAAATCAAGGGCGGCAATCTGGTTTTGGGTTTCTATCACGATTTCCATAAAAGCTATATAGATAATCGCAAATACCTGCATATCATCGAAAAGAAGCTCAAAGAGGTTTTCGGCCACACATATACAGTAACCTGCATCCTTATGCAACAGGGTGGAGCTAAATCCGATCTGAAGCCGGCCAGCAGTAACCACCTGGTGGAGGCGGCCCTGAGCATGGGAGCCAGGATCGTCGAAGATAACGCTGAAACGGAGGGGAAATGA